The DNA region AACACGGGTATGACACCGCATCTTGCGTCTATCGGCGGTTAAATTCAGATTTTACATTGGGAGCTGACGTGGCTTCCGATGACTTTTCCAGAATCGATACTTTGCGTATCAAAATCAAATTAAAGAATAGGTGAACAAATGGGTCACGCTGAAAGCAAATTTCAACCTGCAAACATTGCCGTTCTAACGGTATCTGACACGCGTACAGAAGAAAACGATACTTCAGGCGGCTATCTAGTTGAGCACGCAAAGGAAGCGGGTCATAACGTTGTTGATAAACAAATTGTTATCGATGATATGTACAAGATCCGTGCGATCGTTTCTCAATGGATTGCTGACGAAAACGTACAAGCAATTATGATCACTGGCGGTACAGGTTTTACTTCACGTGATAGTACTCCAGAAGCGCTTAAGCCACTATTTGACAAAGAAGTGGAAGGCTTTGGTGAACTGTTCCGTCAGGTGTCTTACGAAGAGATTGGTACATCAACCATTCAATCTCGCGCTATTGCGGGCTTTGCTAACCACACCGTTATCTTTGCAATGCCTGGTTCTACAGGTGCATGTCGCACGGGTTGGACGAAGATCATCAAGCAGCAGTTGGACGCAAGTCACCGCCCTTGTAACTTTATGCCACACCTATCTGTATAACCTTTCCTAAAAGCGAAGGAACAACAATGACCCAATTTACACATATCAATGCGTCTGGCGAAGCGAACATGGTCGACGTGTCTGCAAAAGCGGAAACCGTTCGTGAAGCACGTGCTGAAGGATTTGTACACATGGCGCCAGAAACACTACAACTTATCGTTTCAGGCCAACACCATAAAGGTGATGTGTTTGCAACCGCGCGTATTGCTGGTATTCAAGCGGCAAAGAAAACATGGGACCTGATCCCACTTTGCCACCCTTTATTGCTTTCTAAAGTTGAAGTCCAGCTAGAAGCGATTGAAGCGGAGAATAAAGTACGTATCGAATCAGTATGTAAGCTGGCGGGTAAGACAGGCGTGGAAATGGAAGCGCTTACTGCCGCTTCTGTTGCCGCACTGACAATTTATGATATGTGTAAAGCGGTGCAGAAAGACATGGTTATCGAGCAAGTCCGTTTATTAGAGAAAACGGGTGGCAAATCTGGGCATTTCAAGGCGGAATCATGATTAAAGTACTTTTCTTTGCTCAAACACGAGAGTTAGTTGGTATCGATGGTCTTGAGCTCGAAGACGCGTTTGATAACGTTGAAGCGATTCGTGCACATTTAGTGGATGCTGGTGTAAATAAAGAGGGCAAATGGGACCTTGCGCTTGAGCCGGGTAAACTGCTTGCCGCAGTAAACCAGTCTATTGTACCGCTAGACGCTGAAGTGAAGTCAGGTGACGAAGTTGCCTTCTTCCCACCAGTAACAGGGGGCTAAAATGGATCCTCGCGTTTCAGTGCAAGCTGAAGACTTCTCTGTTGATCAAGAATACCAGCGTCTATCAGAAGGGACAGCCTCTGGTGCTGTGGTCACTTTCATCGGTAAAGTTCGTGATATGAACTTAGGTGATAATGTCATTGGCCTTCATTTAGAACATTATCCTGGCATGACAGAGAAAAGCCTGATCGATATCTGTGACGAAGCCGAATCGCGTTGGCCGTTATTGGGCATCCGTGTAATTCACCGTGTTGGCGATCTCGACACTGGTGACCAAATCGTTTTTGTTGGTGTTTCTAGTGCCCATCGAGGTGCTGCCTTTGATGCTTGTGAGTTTGTTATGGACTATTTAAAGACCAAAGCACCTTTCTGGAAAAAAGAACGCACGACCAGTGAAAATCGCTGGATCGAGTCACGTGATACGGACCATCAAGCAGCGCAACGCTGGGAGAAGTAGAGCTCTCATTTGTTTTACCATTCAAATTACAAAGGCCAGATGTGATTGAGCATCTGGCCTTTTTCTTTTTACGTAGCCAAGTAAGCTCAATCCTACTACTCACCGTCCTTAGAAGCCGGAAACTCCTTCATATCTACTCTCGGTGACCTTGTTCACAATAAAAAATATCAAACAAGATATATGCAATTATTAATTAGACTCAATGTGTTATAAATGTTAATTTTTGTTCATATATCTAGCATAAGATGCTATCAAAGAGTTTTAATTTAGAGTTATCGAAAGTTTAAGCTGCCAAATGGATGCTTGAATCCTCATTTCGCTAGGCAATACTTTTTGTTTGGTATTTATTGCTAAATATGAGCACTACTTACAGAATTATTAGTTTTTTTGCTACATTTTTATGGCAAATTACTTTGAGGGTTGCTAATGTGTGCCGCAGTCTTTGTAAGGTTTTAGACGTTTGTGCTCAAAAAGCGCACTAAAAAGTTCTAAAATGCTGACCGTTCCAGTCCCTTACAAAGAAGTCATGGATGCTAATGAAAAACTTGGAGTTTTACGCATGTATAAGAACAAAATCACCAAAGCCCTTCTTCTAGGTGCTGGTCTGGCAGTGGCTGCCTCTTCTACTACCGCTTTCGCTGCTGATGTTCCAGCAGGTACTAAACTTGCCGATAAACAAGAACTCGTTCGTGGTAACGGTACTGAAGTTGCGACAATTGACCCGCATAAATCTCAAGGTGTTCCTGAATCTCATGTGATTCGTGATCTTCTTGAAGGCTTAGTGAATCAAAATGCAGACGGCGATACTATCCCAGGTGTTGCAGAAAGTTGGGAAACCACAGACAACAAAACGTTTACTTTCCACCTACGCAAAGATGCAAAATGGTCTAACGGTGATCCAGTAACCGCTCAAGATTTCGTATACAGCTGGCAGCGTGCTGTCGATCCAGCAACGGCTTCGCCATACTCTTGGTACATGGAATACACCAAGATGAAAAACGCGAAAGACATCGTTGCAGGTAAAAAAGACAAGAGCGAATTAGGTGTTAAAGCGACAGATGACCATACATTAGTGGTTGAGCTAGATTCGGCTGTACCGTACTTCGTAATGATGATGGGTCACACAACAACTAAGCCTGTACATAAAGCGACTATTGAAAAATATGGCGATCAGTGGACTAAGCCAGAACATTTTGTGGGTAACGGTGCGTATGTTGTCGACAAATGGGTAGTAAACGAGCGTTTAGTTCTTAAGCGCAACGAACTGTACTGGGATAACGACAAGACCGTTCTGAACAAAGTGACTTTCCTGCCAATCGAAAACCAAGTTTCGGAAATGAATCGTTTCCTTGCAGGGGAAATTGACTTTACTAACGAACTACCTTTAGAACACTACAAGCGTCTGAAGAAAGAGCACCCTGAATCAGTGTCAGTGGTGGGTAACCTATGTACATACTACTACCTGTTTAACACTAAGAAAGCTCCATTTGATGATGTTCGTGTTCGTACAGCAGTCTCATATGCGATCGACCGCAACATCGTTGCAAACGCGATTATGGGACAAGGTCAAAAACCAGCTTATTTCTTAACGCCTGAAATCACGGCAGGCTTTGAACCAGAGATGCCTGCTTATGGTAAAATGACGCAAAAAGAGCGTGATGCAGAAGCAGCCCGTCTACTGGCTGAAGCGGGCTACGGCAAAGACAATCCACTTAAGTTCTCCCTTCTTTACAATACATCTGAGAATCACAAGAAAGTAGCGGTAGCGCTAGGCTCTATGTGGAAGAAAGCTTTGGGAGTGAACGTAACACTAGAAAACCAAGAGTGGAAAACTTACCTATCAACAAAAGACTCTGGTAACTTCGAAGTTGCTCGAGCAGGTTGGTGTGGTGACTACAATGAAGCTTCATCGTTCCTTACGCTGATGAAGAGTGGCAATACTACGGGTGGTATCCACTATGACAGCAAAGCATACGATGAGCTAATGGAGAAAGCGATCACATCTAAATCTGAAGCAGAGCGTTCTGCGCTGTATGCTGAAGCAGAGAAGTTGATGGCTAAAGATATGCCAATTGCACCTATCTACCAGTATGTTAAATCACGTCTACTTTCTCCAAAGGTTGGAGGTTTCCCTGCTAATAACCCAGAAGAAAAGATCTACTCAAAAGATCTTTACATCAAAGCAGACTAATAAAGTCGCTTCAAGACTATAAGAAAAAGGCCCACACGTCCTAATCACTGGACGTGCGGTGCCTATTATCAAATTTTTAACTGTCACAGACTGAAAGAGTGAGTTTATGCTTAAATTCATCGCAAAAAGGATATTTGAGGCGATCCCAACTATGTTGGTTTTGATCACCGTATCTTTCTTTCTCATGCGTTTCGCACCGGGTAACCCATTCTCGAGCGAACGTCCATTACCACCAGAAGTTATGGCGAACATTGAAGCCAAATACGGTCTAGATAAGCCTGTATTTGAGCAATACACCACATATTTGACCAATGTTATCCAAGGTGACTTCGGACCATCATTCAAATACTTAGACTATACGGTAAACGAGTTGATCTCGGTTGCACTGCCAGTATCGGCGAAGGTTGGTTTTATCGCCTTTATCTTCACTGTTATTCTAGGAGTCACGATCGGGACCATAGCCGCACTCAAGCAGAACTCTTGGGTTGACTATGTAATCATGTCGACGGCAATGCTAGGTGTTGTTTTACCATCTTTTGTTTTAGCACCTGCGCTAATTTATGTCTTCTCTTTGAATCTTAAATGGCTACCCGCGGGTGGCTGGCTTGATGGTTCATGGCAGTATTTGATTTTACCGGTTATTGCTATGTCATTGCTTTATGTCGCGACGTTTGCTCGTATCACTCGTGGTTCAATGATTGAAACATTAAACAGTAACTTTATCCGTACTGCTCGTGCGAAAGGTCTTAGCTACCGTTACATCATCCTGAAGCACGCATTAAAACCAGCTCTACTTCCTGTTGTGTCCTACATGGGACCAGCATTTGTCGGCATTATTACTGGCTCGGTGGTTGTTGAGACCATCTTTGGTCTACCTGGTATCGGTAAGCTATTCGTCAATGCTGCCTTCAACCGTGACTACTCGCTAGTAATGGGTGTAACCATCTTGATTGGTTTCCTATTTATTCTATTCAACGCCATCGTTGATATTCTACTAGCAATGATTGACCCGAAAATTCGCTACTAACAGGGAAGTATGGTTATGTTAACGAAAAAAGAGAATCTTGAAGCGGTCGAGAAATTTGCAGAGAACCTGGAAGTTGAAGGCCGTAGTTTGTGGCAAGACGCCCGTATCCGCTTTATGCGTAACAAAGCGGCAATGGTGAGCTTGTTCATTCTTACATTGATGACGCTGGCGGTAATCTTTTTGCCAATGATTGCCCCATACGCATTTGATGATACTGACTGGTATGCGATGCACGTCGGTCCGAGTGCTGAACACTGGTTTGGCACGGACAGCTTAGGCCGTGACCTTTACGTGCGTACGCTGATTGGCGGTCGTATCTCTCTAATGGTTGGTGTTCTAGGTGCATTGGTTGCGGTTGTGATTGGTACGCTTTACGGTGCGGCTTCTGGTTTCATCGGCGGTAAAGTTGACCGTATCATGATGCGTATTCTTGAAATCCTATACGCGGTTCCGTTCATGTTCCTAGTTATCGTTCTGGTAACATTCTTCGGCCGTAACATCGTTCTTATCTTCGTCGCTATCGGTGCTATTGCGTGGCTAGATATGGCTCGTATCGTACGTGGTCAAACGCTAAGTCTACGTAGTAAAGAGTTTATTGAAGCGGCACACGTTTGTGGTGTGAGTAATTGGAAAATCATCACTCGCCATATCGTTCCAAACGTACTGGGTATTGTCGCGGTTTACTCGACACTGCTTATCCCAAGCATGATTCTGACAGAATCATTCCTTTCATTCCTTGGTCTTGGTGTTCAAGAACCGATGACAAGTTGGGGCGCACTTCTACAAGAAGGTTCGCAAACAATGGAAGTAGCAATCTGGCAGCTGGCGTTCCCAGCAGCGTTCATGGTTGTGACTCTATTCTGCTTCAACTACGTCGGTGATGGCCTGCGCGATGCGCTGGATCCAAAAGACAGATAATTAAAAATAGAAAGAATAAAGGAAGCAATGATGAGTTTATTAGATGTCAAAGATCTGCGCGTAGAATTTACCACTCAAGATGGTATCGTGACCGCAGTAAACGATTTGAACTTCTCTCTAAACCAAGGTGAAACCCTAGGTATCGTAGGTGAGTCGGGTTCAGGTAAATCACAAACCGTATTCGCTATCATGGGTTTGCTAGCGAAGAACGGTATCATTTCTGGTAGCGCGAAGTTTGAAGGAAACGAGATCCTTAATCTGCCAGAAAAAGCACTGAACAAGGTTCGTGCGGAACAGATCGCTATGATCTTCCAAGACCCGATGACGTCCCTTAACCCATACATGAAAGTCAGTGATCAGCTGATGGAAGTACTGATGCTGCACAAAGGTATGGGCAAAGCAGAAGCGTTCGAAGAATCTGTTCGTATGCTTGAAGCGGTTAAAATCCCAGAAGCTCGTAAGCGTATCACTATGTACCCACACGAGTTCTCAGGCGGTATGCGTCAGCGTGTAATGATCGCAATGGCACTACTGTGTCGTCCAAAACTGCTTATTGCGGATGAGCCAACAACGGCATTGGACGTTACGGTTCAAGCGCAGATCATGGATCTGCTGAACGAACTGAAATCTGAGTTCAACACTGCAATCATCATGATCACGCACGATCTTGGTGTTGTTGCAGGTTCATGTGACAAAGTACTGGTGATGTACGCAGGTCGTACCATGGAGTACGGCACTGTGAACGAAATCTTCTACAACCCAAGCCACCCTTACGCGGAAGGTCTATTGAAGGCAATCCCTCGTTTGGATACAGAAGGCGAGATCCTGCCAACAATTCCAGGTAACCCGCCAAACTTACTGCGTCTGCCACCTGGTTGCCCTTACCAAGAGCGTTGCCACCGCGTGATGGATCGTTGTAAACGCGAAGCACCAATCTTGACACCATTTGGTGATGGTCGTCAGCGTGCATGTTTTTCTGAATGGGAGGCTTGGAGCAAATGAGTACAGATAAAAAACTAATTCTGGATGTGTCTGATCTGAAAGTCCACTTCAGCATTGCATCGAAATCAGCGTGGCCGTGGTCAAAGCCTTCGAGCCTAAAAGCGGTAGACGGCGTAAATGTTCGTCTGTACGAAGGCGAGACTCTTGGTGTAGTAGGTGAGTCTGGTTGTGGTAAGTCTACGTTTGCTCGCGCGATCATTGGTCTTGTTGAAGCTACCGACGGTGAAGTGGTTTGGTTGGGTCAAGACCTGACGAAAATGAAAGACGTTCAACGCCGCGAAACGCGTAAAGAAATCCAAATGATTTTCCAAGATCCTTTGGCTTCTTTGAACCCGCGTATGACAGTGGGCGACATCATCGCTGAGCCGCTAGAGACATTCTACCCAGAACTGACTAAGCAAGAAGTGAAAGACCGCGTTAAAGAGATGATGGCGAAGGTAGGTCTATTACCTAACGTGATCAACCGTTACCCACACGAATTCTCAGGCGGTCAGTGTCAGCGTATCGGTATTGCTCGTGCTCTTATCCTAAAGCCTAAGATGATCATTTGTGACGAGCCAGTATCGGCGCTTGATGTATCGATTCAGGCTCAGGTAGTTAACCTACTGAAAGAGCTACAAAAAGAGCTTGGTCTTTCTTTGGTATTTATCGCGCACGATTTGTCCGTTGTAAAGCACATCTCTGATCGTGTACTGGTTATGTATCTTGGTAATGCGGTTGAGCTCGGTGAATCAGACGCTTTATTTGCCGATCCAAAGCACCCATACACTCGTGCCTTGATGTCAGCGGTTCCAATTCCTGATCCGGAGTTAGAGCGCAACAAAAAGATTCAAATGCTAGAAGGGGACTTACCGTCACCTATTAGCCCACCATCGGGTTGTGTTTTCCGCACTCGTTGCCCACAAGCGACGGATGAGTGCTCGAAGACTAAACCAAATATCCAAGGCTCTGATGTTCACGCAGTTTCCTGTTTGAACGTAGCGATATAATCTAATTCAGCCTGTGACGGGCTTAAGCGCGGCTCCTTTTATAGGGTCGCGCTTTTTTTATGCCTAC from Vibrio hyugaensis includes:
- the oppB gene encoding oligopeptide ABC transporter permease OppB, giving the protein MLKFIAKRIFEAIPTMLVLITVSFFLMRFAPGNPFSSERPLPPEVMANIEAKYGLDKPVFEQYTTYLTNVIQGDFGPSFKYLDYTVNELISVALPVSAKVGFIAFIFTVILGVTIGTIAALKQNSWVDYVIMSTAMLGVVLPSFVLAPALIYVFSLNLKWLPAGGWLDGSWQYLILPVIAMSLLYVATFARITRGSMIETLNSNFIRTARAKGLSYRYIILKHALKPALLPVVSYMGPAFVGIITGSVVVETIFGLPGIGKLFVNAAFNRDYSLVMGVTILIGFLFILFNAIVDILLAMIDPKIRY
- the moaC gene encoding cyclic pyranopterin monophosphate synthase MoaC, with translation MTQFTHINASGEANMVDVSAKAETVREARAEGFVHMAPETLQLIVSGQHHKGDVFATARIAGIQAAKKTWDLIPLCHPLLLSKVEVQLEAIEAENKVRIESVCKLAGKTGVEMEALTAASVAALTIYDMCKAVQKDMVIEQVRLLEKTGGKSGHFKAES
- the moaE gene encoding molybdopterin synthase catalytic subunit MoaE, which codes for MDPRVSVQAEDFSVDQEYQRLSEGTASGAVVTFIGKVRDMNLGDNVIGLHLEHYPGMTEKSLIDICDEAESRWPLLGIRVIHRVGDLDTGDQIVFVGVSSAHRGAAFDACEFVMDYLKTKAPFWKKERTTSENRWIESRDTDHQAAQRWEK
- the moaD gene encoding molybdopterin synthase sulfur carrier subunit, which codes for MIKVLFFAQTRELVGIDGLELEDAFDNVEAIRAHLVDAGVNKEGKWDLALEPGKLLAAVNQSIVPLDAEVKSGDEVAFFPPVTGG
- a CDS encoding ABC transporter ATP-binding protein, translating into MSLLDVKDLRVEFTTQDGIVTAVNDLNFSLNQGETLGIVGESGSGKSQTVFAIMGLLAKNGIISGSAKFEGNEILNLPEKALNKVRAEQIAMIFQDPMTSLNPYMKVSDQLMEVLMLHKGMGKAEAFEESVRMLEAVKIPEARKRITMYPHEFSGGMRQRVMIAMALLCRPKLLIADEPTTALDVTVQAQIMDLLNELKSEFNTAIIMITHDLGVVAGSCDKVLVMYAGRTMEYGTVNEIFYNPSHPYAEGLLKAIPRLDTEGEILPTIPGNPPNLLRLPPGCPYQERCHRVMDRCKREAPILTPFGDGRQRACFSEWEAWSK
- the moaB gene encoding molybdenum cofactor biosynthesis protein B, giving the protein MGHAESKFQPANIAVLTVSDTRTEENDTSGGYLVEHAKEAGHNVVDKQIVIDDMYKIRAIVSQWIADENVQAIMITGGTGFTSRDSTPEALKPLFDKEVEGFGELFRQVSYEEIGTSTIQSRAIAGFANHTVIFAMPGSTGACRTGWTKIIKQQLDASHRPCNFMPHLSV
- the oppC gene encoding oligopeptide ABC transporter permease OppC, giving the protein MLTKKENLEAVEKFAENLEVEGRSLWQDARIRFMRNKAAMVSLFILTLMTLAVIFLPMIAPYAFDDTDWYAMHVGPSAEHWFGTDSLGRDLYVRTLIGGRISLMVGVLGALVAVVIGTLYGAASGFIGGKVDRIMMRILEILYAVPFMFLVIVLVTFFGRNIVLIFVAIGAIAWLDMARIVRGQTLSLRSKEFIEAAHVCGVSNWKIITRHIVPNVLGIVAVYSTLLIPSMILTESFLSFLGLGVQEPMTSWGALLQEGSQTMEVAIWQLAFPAAFMVVTLFCFNYVGDGLRDALDPKDR
- a CDS encoding ABC transporter substrate-binding protein, whose product is MYKNKITKALLLGAGLAVAASSTTAFAADVPAGTKLADKQELVRGNGTEVATIDPHKSQGVPESHVIRDLLEGLVNQNADGDTIPGVAESWETTDNKTFTFHLRKDAKWSNGDPVTAQDFVYSWQRAVDPATASPYSWYMEYTKMKNAKDIVAGKKDKSELGVKATDDHTLVVELDSAVPYFVMMMGHTTTKPVHKATIEKYGDQWTKPEHFVGNGAYVVDKWVVNERLVLKRNELYWDNDKTVLNKVTFLPIENQVSEMNRFLAGEIDFTNELPLEHYKRLKKEHPESVSVVGNLCTYYYLFNTKKAPFDDVRVRTAVSYAIDRNIVANAIMGQGQKPAYFLTPEITAGFEPEMPAYGKMTQKERDAEAARLLAEAGYGKDNPLKFSLLYNTSENHKKVAVALGSMWKKALGVNVTLENQEWKTYLSTKDSGNFEVARAGWCGDYNEASSFLTLMKSGNTTGGIHYDSKAYDELMEKAITSKSEAERSALYAEAEKLMAKDMPIAPIYQYVKSRLLSPKVGGFPANNPEEKIYSKDLYIKAD
- the oppF gene encoding murein tripeptide/oligopeptide ABC transporter ATP binding protein OppF, coding for MSTDKKLILDVSDLKVHFSIASKSAWPWSKPSSLKAVDGVNVRLYEGETLGVVGESGCGKSTFARAIIGLVEATDGEVVWLGQDLTKMKDVQRRETRKEIQMIFQDPLASLNPRMTVGDIIAEPLETFYPELTKQEVKDRVKEMMAKVGLLPNVINRYPHEFSGGQCQRIGIARALILKPKMIICDEPVSALDVSIQAQVVNLLKELQKELGLSLVFIAHDLSVVKHISDRVLVMYLGNAVELGESDALFADPKHPYTRALMSAVPIPDPELERNKKIQMLEGDLPSPISPPSGCVFRTRCPQATDECSKTKPNIQGSDVHAVSCLNVAI